The Peribacillus simplex genome contains a region encoding:
- a CDS encoding O-antigen ligase family protein — MSNNILYKSKSMQNNMENRSESIKGSIFSNKSFLIDLVIVGSLLLGSKALNTSLLFYILLLYIVFKIIVNTSQYSFNIILMLIPNLGIAFIPGIATPLVNIIIPIAVIKMGLQYKSKHMSFVLLSFIFIFYEWVHAFTYDLSTSMSLISWTFSILYIFLFIGQKLDYYHPTAIKYFVSGICISTLYGIYVGFLKSSSFSSFSRLSMSDRFSGGAGDANYYSIYILVGLFSMVSLVNKQTKILLKTLMMIVFIFLTFFGFTSLSRMFMIVFCFVMIIYLLSAVLSLEKYSRHRRFLFGLIAIAASSSVFYLNTIINNITLIFSRFTTSSDLSSLTSNRDVILEHYINFLLSHPVQMLFGVGIQKYYLRTGHDTNIYAHNIVMELLVSWGIIGSILFAFYVCVLFNMEKVNNFKKKPSLVVWLPFLCMAIGYMSINGIEVESFYILLIYVIKNVYAKIE, encoded by the coding sequence ATGTCAAATAACATTCTCTACAAAAGTAAAAGCATGCAAAATAACATGGAAAATAGATCAGAAAGCATTAAGGGTTCAATATTCTCTAATAAAAGTTTTTTAATTGATTTAGTTATTGTTGGAAGTTTACTTTTAGGAAGTAAAGCCCTGAATACTTCATTATTATTCTATATTCTTTTATTGTATATAGTTTTCAAGATAATAGTTAATACATCTCAGTATTCATTCAATATAATTCTTATGTTAATACCTAATTTGGGAATTGCTTTTATACCTGGGATTGCTACACCCTTAGTGAATATAATAATACCAATAGCTGTAATTAAGATGGGGCTTCAATATAAAAGTAAGCATATGAGTTTTGTTTTACTTTCTTTTATATTTATTTTTTATGAATGGGTACATGCTTTTACATACGACTTATCTACCTCCATGTCATTAATAAGTTGGACTTTTTCGATACTATACATTTTTTTATTTATAGGACAGAAATTAGATTATTATCATCCTACAGCTATTAAATATTTTGTGAGTGGAATATGCATATCAACTCTTTATGGCATTTATGTGGGGTTCTTGAAAAGTAGTTCTTTTTCTAGCTTTAGTCGATTAAGTATGTCTGACCGATTCAGTGGTGGTGCTGGTGATGCTAATTACTATTCTATCTATATTTTAGTAGGATTATTTAGTATGGTCTCGTTAGTTAATAAGCAGACAAAAATTCTCCTAAAAACCTTAATGATGATAGTTTTTATTTTTCTCACTTTTTTCGGCTTTACTAGTTTATCGAGAATGTTCATGATAGTATTTTGTTTTGTGATGATTATTTACCTATTGAGTGCTGTTTTATCACTTGAGAAATATTCTAGGCATAGAAGATTTTTGTTTGGTTTGATAGCCATAGCAGCATCTTCTAGTGTATTTTATCTTAATACAATTATAAATAATATAACTCTAATATTTTCTAGGTTTACTACTTCGAGTGATTTATCGTCACTTACTAGTAATAGAGATGTAATTTTAGAACACTATATTAACTTTCTACTATCTCACCCTGTTCAGATGCTATTTGGTGTTGGGATTCAAAAGTACTATCTTCGAACTGGCCATGATACTAACATCTATGCACATAATATTGTTATGGAATTATTGGTGTCGTGGGGGATTATTGGGTCTATCTTGTTTGCTTTTTACGTATGTGTACTGTTTAATATGGAAAAAGTTAATAATTTCAAAAAAAAACCAAGCCTAGTTGTATGGCTTCCATTTCTTTGTATGGCTATTGGTTATATGTCGATTAATGGCATTGAGGTTGAAAGCTTTTATATTCTACTTATATATGTGATAAAAAATGTTTATGCAAAGATTGAATAA
- a CDS encoding sugar transferase: MYKIFIKRIIDFILCFLALPFFLICYTFVAIAIKLDDGGPIFYSGERLGKNFKKYKMYKFRSMVIDASDIRNEDGSTYNSSFDKRVTKVGRVLRKLSIDELPQILNVLKGDMALIGPRPSPSGNTHLYSKDYKRKFAVRPGITGYTQAYYRNGVSIEQKQKSDIYYVDNLSFVLDIKVFFKTLLTVIKQEGIYTNKKLN, translated from the coding sequence GTGTATAAGATATTTATTAAGAGAATCATAGATTTTATACTATGTTTTTTAGCACTTCCTTTTTTTCTAATATGTTATACATTTGTAGCAATTGCTATAAAATTGGATGATGGTGGTCCAATTTTTTACAGTGGTGAAAGATTAGGAAAGAATTTTAAAAAATATAAAATGTATAAGTTTAGGTCGATGGTTATCGACGCTTCTGATATAAGAAATGAAGACGGTAGCACGTATAATTCTAGCTTTGATAAAAGAGTAACAAAAGTTGGAAGAGTATTAAGGAAATTAAGTATTGATGAATTACCGCAAATATTAAATGTATTAAAAGGAGATATGGCTTTAATTGGACCTAGACCGAGTCCTAGTGGAAATACTCATCTATATAGTAAAGATTATAAGAGGAAGTTTGCTGTTAGACCCGGAATTACTGGCTACACTCAGGCATATTATAGGAATGGAGTATCAATAGAACAAAAGCAAAAAAGTGATATATATTACGTTGATAATTTATCATTTGTCCTTGATATAAAAGTCTTTTTTAAGACATTACTTACGGTAATTAAACAGGAAGGCATTTATACAAATAAGAAGTTAAACTAA
- a CDS encoding glycosyltransferase, which produces MDLVSVIMSTYNEDVEIVTQSIDSILNQTYTNFEFIIVLDNPENISLRDLLISYKLKDSRIQILLNEENIGLVGSLNYALSHCKGKYIARMDADDISLKERFETQKKYLEENSLDFVFSNVVYIDEDGHQLYESRKNELDYIQVKNALEILNISNHPTWLLKKEIYSTLSGYRDINYCEDYDFSLRALNFGFKIGKINKSTLLYRIRKNSISRSNALNQYLNMRGLSKLYRQGKIENNNDVEKMKLESKKIATNSENTKFNMASYRFNQGLEMNKKGFKIRGVMNLIKSALLSKYYILKFYDLYRYKTRKI; this is translated from the coding sequence GTGGATCTGGTTTCTGTAATCATGAGCACATACAATGAGGATGTTGAAATTGTTACTCAAAGTATCGATTCTATTTTAAATCAAACGTATACAAATTTCGAATTTATAATTGTACTTGATAATCCTGAAAATATTAGTTTAAGAGATTTGCTTATTTCATATAAACTTAAAGACAGTAGAATCCAAATATTATTAAATGAAGAAAATATAGGGTTGGTAGGAAGTCTAAACTATGCATTAAGTCATTGCAAAGGAAAATATATAGCAAGAATGGATGCTGACGATATATCATTAAAAGAAAGATTTGAAACTCAAAAAAAGTATTTAGAGGAGAATAGTCTAGATTTTGTCTTTTCTAATGTAGTTTACATAGATGAAGATGGTCATCAATTATATGAATCTAGGAAAAATGAGTTAGATTATATACAAGTTAAAAATGCATTAGAAATACTAAATATATCAAACCATCCTACTTGGTTATTAAAGAAAGAAATATATAGCACTTTATCTGGATATAGGGATATTAATTATTGTGAGGATTATGATTTTTCTCTTAGAGCTTTAAATTTTGGTTTTAAAATCGGCAAAATAAATAAAAGTACATTATTGTATAGAATAAGAAAAAATAGCATATCCAGATCTAATGCTTTAAATCAATATTTGAATATGCGAGGATTATCAAAATTATATAGGCAAGGGAAAATAGAAAATAATAATGACGTAGAAAAAATGAAATTAGAATCAAAAAAAATAGCTACAAATAGTGAAAACACTAAATTTAATATGGCTTCATATCGATTTAATCAAGGACTGGAAATGAATAAAAAAGGTTTCAAAATAAGAGGAGTAATGAACCTTATTAAAAGTGCGTTATTAAGCAAATATTATATATTAAAATTCTATGATTTATACAGATATAAAACTAGAAAAATATAG
- a CDS encoding glycosyltransferase family 4 protein, whose protein sequence is MKKKLLIVGRGNEIGGGTEYLITLVKMLHKNFNVDLHMTYGKEEVKSNYMKHFDYVTFHHVPMVREINPISDYKSVKNLYKLMKKEKFDVVHTNSSKGGIVGRIASKIAKIPFIFHTVHGFAFHEQSSKLKIIIFALLEKIGSICSDYIITVSDFHKNWAINLKIASKDKVISIPNGLDPTRVKPTVDRKQIREELKISKDEIAVFTIGRLAKQKGIEYLLDAIALLDQEKINNKYHFYIAGSGELEKELINKSNELNIKDKVTFLGYRDDVNNLLSAADIMVLPSLWEGLSIALLEAMAAKKTIICTDIGSNKTVVENQKEAIIIKTKDSVGLKEGIKLLIEDENLRNLLAETAYEKFISDFGKDIMVNSYYNFYKNKANIDEKICRITE, encoded by the coding sequence GTGAAAAAAAAATTGCTTATTGTTGGCAGAGGAAATGAAATAGGAGGTGGGACAGAGTATTTAATTACTTTAGTTAAAATGTTACATAAAAATTTTAATGTCGATCTCCATATGACTTATGGGAAAGAAGAAGTTAAGAGTAATTATATGAAGCACTTTGATTATGTTACATTTCATCATGTCCCAATGGTACGTGAAATAAATCCTATATCTGATTATAAAAGTGTTAAAAACCTTTATAAATTAATGAAAAAAGAAAAATTTGATGTAGTTCATACAAATTCTTCGAAAGGTGGCATTGTAGGTAGAATTGCATCTAAAATTGCAAAAATCCCTTTTATATTCCATACTGTCCACGGATTTGCATTTCATGAACAATCATCAAAGTTGAAAATTATAATTTTTGCATTACTTGAGAAGATTGGTTCTATATGTAGTGATTATATTATAACAGTCAGTGATTTTCATAAAAACTGGGCGATTAACCTTAAAATTGCATCGAAAGACAAAGTAATATCAATTCCTAATGGATTAGATCCTACTAGGGTAAAGCCAACTGTGGATAGAAAACAAATTCGTGAAGAATTAAAAATTAGTAAAGATGAAATTGCAGTATTCACTATTGGAAGGTTAGCAAAGCAAAAGGGAATTGAATATCTATTAGACGCCATAGCATTATTAGATCAGGAGAAAATTAATAATAAATATCATTTTTATATTGCTGGATCCGGTGAATTAGAAAAAGAGTTAATAAATAAGTCAAATGAATTAAACATAAAAGATAAGGTTACTTTCTTAGGATATAGAGATGATGTAAATAATTTATTGTCAGCGGCTGACATCATGGTTCTTCCATCTTTATGGGAAGGCTTATCAATTGCGTTACTAGAGGCAATGGCTGCGAAAAAAACTATAATATGTACTGACATTGGGAGTAATAAGACGGTTGTAGAAAATCAAAAAGAAGCTATAATAATCAAAACAAAGGATTCCGTTGGACTAAAAGAAGGCATTAAATTATTAATAGAAGATGAGAATTTAAGAAACCTATTAGCAGAAACAGCTTATGAAAAATTTATTTCTGACTTCGGGAAAGATATCATGGTAAATAGTTACTACAATTTTTATAAAAACAAAGCCAATATTGATGAAAAGATTTGCCGTATAACGGAGTGA
- a CDS encoding glycosyltransferase: MKKKILHILSSNKYSGAENIATSIITNLSNQFESAYTSPNGPIQIALEERGVTYLPTENASVSNIKGVINQWKPDIIHAHDFGASVKCVLTGTNIPIVSHIHQNPSWLKRLNFRSVLFFMTCFRISHIVAVTSAIVDSTIFTSFFKNKVSVIQNTVDTKQVIEKSSIPCDEYYDIAFIGRLVDVKDPLRFINIVEKLVRKKPEIKTVIIGDGVLKEKCELAIKEKKLEKNITLKGYLSNPYPILSNSRVFVMTSKSEGLPMTVIEAMVLGKPVIVPLLDGMDKVVDSTCGLICRDDEEYLEGLLKILEDNEIYLAMSKKSKLKAESMFDMTKYCREFIEVYNNVK, from the coding sequence ATGAAAAAAAAGATTTTGCACATTTTAAGTTCCAATAAGTACTCAGGGGCCGAGAATATTGCTACAAGTATAATTACAAACCTAAGTAATCAATTTGAAAGTGCATATACCTCTCCTAATGGTCCTATCCAGATTGCTTTGGAAGAACGTGGAGTAACATATCTTCCAACGGAAAATGCTTCAGTCTCTAACATAAAAGGGGTAATAAATCAATGGAAGCCAGATATAATTCATGCACATGACTTTGGCGCTTCAGTAAAGTGTGTTCTTACTGGTACCAATATACCGATTGTGTCTCATATTCACCAAAATCCAAGTTGGTTAAAGAGATTAAATTTTCGTTCAGTACTTTTTTTTATGACATGTTTTAGGATTTCCCATATTGTTGCTGTAACATCTGCGATAGTAGACTCTACAATATTTACATCTTTCTTTAAAAATAAAGTGAGTGTAATACAGAATACTGTAGACACTAAACAGGTAATTGAAAAATCTAGCATCCCTTGTGATGAATATTATGATATTGCATTTATTGGTCGCCTTGTAGACGTCAAAGATCCATTAAGGTTTATAAATATAGTGGAAAAATTAGTTAGAAAAAAACCGGAGATAAAAACTGTAATCATTGGTGACGGTGTGCTTAAAGAGAAGTGTGAGTTGGCTATTAAAGAAAAAAAACTAGAAAAGAATATAACTTTAAAGGGGTATTTGTCTAATCCTTATCCTATCCTTTCTAACTCCAGGGTTTTTGTTATGACATCTAAATCAGAAGGTTTACCTATGACAGTAATTGAAGCAATGGTATTGGGGAAACCTGTAATTGTGCCTTTATTAGATGGTATGGACAAAGTGGTAGATTCAACCTGTGGTCTGATTTGTAGAGACGATGAGGAATACTTGGAAGGTTTATTAAAGATATTAGAGGATAATGAAATTTACTTAGCTATGTCTAAAAAGTCTAAACTAAAAGCAGAGAGTATGTTTGATATGACAAAATATTGCCGTGAATTTATTGAGGTCTATAATAATGTCAAATAA